In the Sandaracinus amylolyticus genome, GGCCCTCTTCCGAGGCGGGCTCGAGCACGAGGTCGCGGGTCGCGAGCAGCGCCGCGAGGCCGCGCTGGCGACGCACCCCGCGCGCCTCGAGCAGCGGCACCTCGAAGGGCCCGGCGCGCCCGAGCAGCACCTCGTAGTCGATCTCGAGCGAGACCACGTCCTGCACCGCGCGATCGAGGAACACGGTGAGCACGCGCTCGCGCTCTCCGGTGACCCGGAAGTCGGCGACCTCGGCGGCGTCGGCGCGCACCGCGTCGACCTCGACGCCGTGGGGCACGCGCAGCTCGAGGCGCGACGCGCTGCCGCGCGCGAGCTGGTACTCGACGTGCGCGGTCGCGCGGAGCAGGCCCTCCTCGGCGCGCACGACGTGCACGAGGGTCGCGGCGGCGCGCAGCTCGGGCTCGCCGGTCGCGCTCTCGGGCAGCGCCTCGGGCCACGCGAGCTGCACCTCGGCGCTCATCGGCACGTGGAAGCTGACGAGCGTGCTCGCGCCGCGGCGGGCGCGATGCACCGCGACCGCGGGCTCGACCCGCACGTCCTTGTCGCCCGGGATCGCGAGCTCGAAGCGCGACACCGGCACCTCGGGGATCGGCACCCGCGCCCCGGGCAGGCCGCGCTCCGAGGTGATCGGCACCTCGAACGTGGCGTGCAGCACGTGGCGCCCGCGGCCGCGCACCAGGGCGGCGAGGCGGCCGTCGTCGGTGGTGCGGATCGGCGAGGCGGCGCGATCGACCTCGAGCACCGCGAGCGCGACGTCGCGGGGGAAGAGCGGCACCAGCACCGCCTCGTCGCGCGCGAGCTCGACGTCGAGCTCGGCCTCGAAGCGCACCGCGCCGTCGATCAGCTCGCCGCGGTACAGCGCGCGGCTGGGCGCGGGGGCGGCGCCGGTGCCATCGAGGGTGCGCCACGCGAGCAGCGCGCCGGTGCCGCTGGTGGTCGCCTCGAGCACGCCGTCCAGGAAGTACGAGCTGACCGCGGGGACGACGCTGGCCGAGGCCGCGTCGGGAGGGAGCTCGGCGCGCACCCGCACCGAGGGCGCGAGCGGGAGCGGGATGCCGATCGACGCGCCGTGCTCGTCGCGAGCGCCGGTCACGTCGTAGACGAGCTCGAGCGAGCGCGAGCCCGCGGTCTCGACGATCCACACCAGGCCCTCGCGGGTGGGCACGAGATCGATCGGCGTGCCGTCCGCGCTGGCCTGGTGCACCACGACGCCGGGCGGGAGCACGAGCGCCTCGGCACCGTCGACGCGGGCGCGGATCGCGAGGGTGGCGCGCACCGTCGCGACGAGCTCGCCGTCGATGCCGATCGCGACGCTGGTCGCGCCGATCGAGGCGCGGGGCGCGGAGGGCGGAGACGCGAGCTGCTGCCAGGTCGCGAGCGGCACCCGCACCGTGCCTTCCTGCGCGTGCGAGAGCGACGACGAGAGGACGGACGCCGACAGCGCGGCGGCCGCGACGAAGCGGGCCAGCGACATGAGTGACCTCGTGATGGACGGAGCTAGAACGCGTCGGGGACGACGACGTGGCGGCGCGACGCGTAGCGGAGCGACGCGACGAGGACGGCGGAGGGCGACACGAGCGCGGCGTCGACGCGGTCGAGCAGCGCGCGCTCGGCGATCAGCGTGGTGTCGCGCGCCAGCTCGGGGTGCGCGGCGATGGCGCCGTCGAGGCGAGCGCGGGCCTGCGACGCGCGGTCGCGGGCGGCGGCGTGATCGCCGCGCTCGAGGTGATCGGCGGCCTCGTCGAGCGCGGTCGCGATCTCGGTCGAGACCAGGCGCGCGAGGACGCGGAGCTCGGCGGGGCCACGCTCGGGGCGACCGCGGGCGATCGAGAGCGCGCCGGTCGCGCGGCCGTTGCGGAGGCGCACGAGATCCTTGAACCGCACGTCGGCCTCGAGCACCGGGCCCGGGCCCGAGACGAGGAGATCGAGGAGCACCGCGTGCGACGCGCCGGCGTGGAACGCGGGGACGTAGATCACGACGCCCTCGCCCGCGTCGTCGCGATCCGCGGTGATGCCGAGGCTCGACGCGAGCTCGCGATCGACGGTGCGCTCGGCCTCGCGGGCGCGGGCGGTGCGCTCGTCGTCGAGGGGTCGCGAGCCGACGACGTCGACGAGCTGCACGCCCTCGGCGAGGCGCAGCTCGACGCGCACCGCGCGAGCGACGACGCGCGAGGCGATCTCGAGCTCGTCGCGCACCGCACGCTCGGCGTCGGCGTCGTCGACCAGCGCGCGGCGGCGGCCTTGGCCGGTGAGCGCGATGCGATCGAGCGCGGCGAGGGGCGCCGCGGCGTCGAGCGCGAGCGCGGTGGTGGGCACGCCCGCGAGGGCCCCGGCGTGCACCGCCGACTCGCTGCCGGCGTCGAAGGTGCCGTCGGGGGTGAGCAAGAGGACGAGGCCCGCGCCCTCCCCGCCGCCCGCCGCGCGCATCGCGGCGGCGAGCGCGTCGGCGAGCGAGACGTCGGGCTCGTCGGCGGCGATGACCGCGAGATCGCGGAGCGCGACCTCGACCTCGCCGTGGCGCAGCGCGCCGAGCGGGACGAGCTCGCCGCCGCCCACGCCTGCGGCGTGGAGCGCGATGCGATCACGCGCGCCACGCGCCCTACCGAGCGCGGCGAGCACGGCCCGGGCGCGACGCTGCGCGGCGTCGTCGAGCCCGTGGCGCGCGTCGATCACGACCGCGACGTGCATCGGATCGCGGCGTCCCGCGGGGCGCTCGATGCCGCGCAGCGCGAGCTCGACCCGGACCCGGCGCGCGTCCTCGGTGGCGCGCACGTCGGCGCGGACCCCGAGGGCGAGCGCGGCGTCGCGCGGCGCGGCGAGCGCAGGCGTGGTGGGCGACGCGAGCTCGGCGAGGGCGAGGGCGTCGGGGCGCGACGCGAGGCGCGCATGGAGCACGCGCAGCGCGGGATCGCCGGGCACGTACGTGTTCTCCCACCAGCCGGTGCGGGGCTGGGTCGGGACGTCGACGTGATCGAGCGAGGCGAGCCATCCGTCGTAGCCCGCGATCGTCTGGGCGCGCTGCTGCCCGAGGGCGCTCGAGAGCAGCGCATCGACCTCGGAGGCGCCCGCGGTGACCGTCGATCGGGGCGGCGACTCGCCGGTCTCGGTCTGGTCGTCGCACGTCCCGTCGAAGTACCCGAGGGAGCGGAGCTGGGCGCAGGTCTCGGCGTCGATGACGGCCTCGCTGCCGCTCGGACCGCGCGACTCCTCGAGCCCCGTCGCGAAGCGCCCGTCGATGTCGTGCTCGTTCCACGCGAAGTAGCCGGACTCGCCGTCCTCGTCGCGGCGTGCTTCGTCTTCACCGCCGAGATCGCCGTCGATCACGACGCCGTCGACGATCTCGGGGACCACGGCGACCGTCGCGTCGGCGTGGGTCACGACGTCGACGCGCGCGCTGCGCACCGTCACCAGCGCGACGGTCGCCGCGCCGAGCGCGGTCGCGCCGAGCGCGAGCCCCGCGCGCTTCGGGGTCGCGAGCCAGCGCAGCAGCGCGAAGGGCGCCTGCACCAGCGCGATCACCGCCGCGACGAGCGCCGCGAGGGCGAGCCGTCCCGCGGGCACCGGCGCGCTGGCCGCGTTCGCGCGCTCGATCGTCGCGCGCACCAGCGCGGGCGGCGCGCTCCGCTCGGGCATCGCCGCGAGCGCGGTGTCGATCTCGACCAGCGAAGCCGCGATCGCGCGGCACGCATCGCAGGTGGCGAGATGGGCCGCGAGCTCGCCCTCGGCGAACGGCTCGCCGTCGGCGATACGATCGCGCACGTCGTCGCACGAGAGGCTCATCGTGCGCCCTCCTCTCTCTCTTCGCGCAGCGCTCGACGCGCGCGCGCTTCGGCGAGCGCGAGCCGCGCGCGTCGCACCCGCGTCTTCACGGTGTCGGCGGGGACGCCGAGCGCCTCGGCCGCGTCGCGCAGCTCGAGCCCGTGCACGGTGCACAGGAGGAGCGCCTCGCGCTGCTCGAGGGGGAGCCGCGCGATCTGCGCCTCGACCCACTCGGTCGTCTCGCGCATCACCAGCGCGCCCTCGGGGCTCGGCGCGTGATCGGCGGTCGCGTCGCCCGCGTCGTCGCGCAGCGAGACCACGGCGCGCACCTTCACCTTGCGGAAGTGGCTGCGCACGGCGTTGACGGCGATCGCGAAGATCCACGGGCCGAGCGGGCCGCGTGGGAGCCCGTCGTCGGTGCTCTCGGTGCCGCGCAGCGCGCGGTGCACGCGGAGGAAGACCTCTTGGAAGAGATCGTCGCGCTCGGGCGCGGCGACGCCGGAGCGCGCGAGGTAGCCGTGGATCGGCCCCTGCCAGGTCTCGATCAGCTCGGCGAACGCCGCGGGATCGCCGCCGCGATGTCGGTCGAGGAGCGTGCGCTCGCTCTGCGAAGGAGCGGGGAGCGCGACCACGCGCGCTCCCTGTTGCTCCCCCTCCGGGACTGCGTCCGTGCTCGCCAAGGCCCCCCGCATCGTCGCTCTCCCGGGTAGAACGCGCGACACGCGAGGGCGGGTTCACGATTTTTCGATCACGACGCGCGGGCGTACGACGCAGTGCTCGACGGCAGGGCCTTGGTCTGCTGCCAGGTGTCGACCGCCTGCGTCGCGGCCTCGAGGTTGCCCGGGATCTCGAGGAACCCGCCGCGCATCGCGAGCGAGAGCCGCACCTCGCCCGCCTCGAGGGTGAGCTTCTTCTTCATGAAGAGGCCGCTCACCTTCAGCTTCTGCACCTGGCTCCAGGCGACGCTCTTCACCTCTTCCATGCGGTCGCCGGTGACCCATCCGCGCTTGTGTCGCACCAGCACCGCGCGCTGGTTGGTGACGAGGACGAGGTAGTGGCTCGAGAGCATCGGGATGCCCATCGACCACCACGGCACGTCCATGCCGCTGGCGCGCGCGACGAGGCGCTCACCGGGCGCGAGCAGCGCCTTCGAGAGGGTGTCGACGTAGAGATCGCTGAAGAACATCGCCATGGGTTCGGTCCTCGTTCGTGCGGGCGACGACGTGCCGCCCTCGTTGCGCGATGGAGTACCGGGACCCTCGGATCGCCCCTCCCTCAAAGGCGATCAAACGCGATCAAAGAGCGGAAGAGACGGGTCAGAAGCGACCGGAGAGCAGGAAGCTCGCGCCGTCGCGCGTGGGCGCGATCGAGACGTCGACGCCGGTGCGCTCGCGCAGGTCGCGGCGACGGACGCCGGAGTCGACGTCGAGCCCGATCGCGGTGAAGAACACCGCGAGGCCGAGCCCGGAGACGCCGAGCAGCACGGGCTCGACCCATCCGTCGTCGACGACGGGGCACGAGCCGCTGAACGAGATGCAGAACGACGCGAGCCCGTACGCGACGGCGCCGCCGAGCCCGGCGACGTGGACGGTGAGCCCGCCGATGTAGAGCGCAGTGGCGACGTCGGCCTGGGTCTCGATCGCGGAGAGCTCGTCGCGGTCTTCGACCGAGAGCAGGTCGACGTCGTCCTGCGCGAGCGCGGGCAGCGCGTGGAACGAGAGGGACGCGAAGAGGGCGAAGACGAAGAGGTGTCGCATGGCGCGGCCCCGTCGCACCCTGCGTGCCTCGTGGATTCCGCGGCGTTCTCGTGCGGCGCGTGCAAGCGGATGCGCTGGTGCGCGCAGCGTGGTGCACGGCGGGCGCGCTTCGTGCTCGGCGGGCGCGCGGCGGGCCCCGGCGGTCGTCCATGCGCGCGTTCCGGCGCGTGATGGCGTGCGGGCTCGTCCGAGCAATCCTTGCGCGCGCGTGAGCCACGTCGGCACGCTCGCGCGCTCTCCGGAGGCCGATGCGCTCTCGAACCTTTTCGTCGTCGGTCTGCGCGCTGGTGTGGATCACCGCGTGCGGCGGAGAGCCCGCGGCGCCCGCGCCCGTCGAGCACGCGGCGGCACCTCCGAGCGCGCCTCCGCCCGAGGTCGCACCGGCTGCGCCGACCGGCGCGCCCAGCGATCTGGTCGAGCTCGCGGCGGGCGCGTCGCACGTCTGTGGTCTCCGTCGCGACGGTCGCGTGACGTGCTGGGGCGATGCGCATCTCGGCGCGCTCGGACCGCCCGCGACGCGCGATGCGACGCCGACGATCGTGCCCTTCGTGAGCGACGCGATCGCGGTGCTCGCGGGCGAGGACCGATCGTGCGCGGTGGAGCGCGGGGGTCGTCTCGTGTGCTGGGGCGGGAGCCACGAGCTCGCGGGCGCGATGCACGAGCTCGCGAGCGGCGCCGACGAGAGCGCGAGCGTCGCGCTCGGGTTCGAGACGCTCGCGCTGACGCGTCGTGGCGCGCCGATCGTCGCCGACCGATACGCGAGCGATCCGCCGCGCATCGAAGGCGCGGTGGAGATCACCGGCAGCTCGAGCTGGATGTGCGCGCGCGACGAGGTCGGCGCGGTGCGCTGTCGCTCCGAGGGCAGCGAGCTGGTGACGCTGATCGAGTCGGGCGCGCGCGCGGTGGAGATGGGCGCGGAGCGCGTCTGCGTGATCGACGCCGAGCGACGGGTGCGCTGCAACGCGGGAGGCACCGAGCCGCCCGCGCTGGTGGCGGGAATCGACGACGCGCACGAGCTCGCGGTCGGCGAGCGCTTCGGGTGCGTGCGGCACGGCGACGCGCGCGTGAGCTGCTGGGGCGAGAACCTCGTCGGGCAGCTCGGCCGCGGCTTCGCGTCGCAGACCGAGGATGCAGGGCCGGTCCCCGGCATCGACGACGCGGAGGAGCTCGTCGGCGGACGCGACTTCGCGTGCGTGCGACGCCGCGGAGGACCGATCGTGTGCTGGGGGCACATACCGGTCGGTCCGCACCGTCACGGCGACGTGCGCGGGCTCTGGCGCGACGATCGACCGCGCAGTTGGATCCGCGACGAGACCGCCGCGCTGCACGCAGCGGCGCCACGACGGGTCGAGGGCATCGACGACGCGAGCGCGGTGGTCGCGACGCGACACAGCACGTGTGCGCTGCGGCGCGACGGACACGTCGCGTGCTGGGGCGGCGCGTGGTGGGGCAACAACGGCGACGGCACCCGCATCAACCGCGCGCGTCCGGTCGCGGTCTCGGATCTCGACGACGCGGTCGAGCTCGCCGCCACGTCGAACGCGGTGTGCGCGCGGCGACGCGCGGGGCGCGTCGCGTGCTGGGGGCGTGCGATCGGCGCGAGCCACGACGAGATGCACACGACGCCGGTCGAGGTCGAGGGCATCGAGGACGCGCAGGCGCTGCTCGCGGGGCTCGCCTCGGTGTGCGCGCGACGCGCGGACCGAACGACGTGGTGCTGGGGACGCTCGGGCCTGCTCGGCGCGCGCGGCACCACCACGCCGATCGCGATGCCGTCGCTCGACGGGGCGCGCTCGCTCGCCGAGGGCGCGAACCTC is a window encoding:
- a CDS encoding RNA polymerase sigma factor, which encodes MVALPAPSQSERTLLDRHRGGDPAAFAELIETWQGPIHGYLARSGVAAPERDDLFQEVFLRVHRALRGTESTDDGLPRGPLGPWIFAIAVNAVRSHFRKVKVRAVVSLRDDAGDATADHAPSPEGALVMRETTEWVEAQIARLPLEQREALLLCTVHGLELRDAAEALGVPADTVKTRVRRARLALAEARARRALREEREEGAR
- a CDS encoding RCC1 domain-containing protein gives rise to the protein MRSRTFSSSVCALVWITACGGEPAAPAPVEHAAAPPSAPPPEVAPAAPTGAPSDLVELAAGASHVCGLRRDGRVTCWGDAHLGALGPPATRDATPTIVPFVSDAIAVLAGEDRSCAVERGGRLVCWGGSHELAGAMHELASGADESASVALGFETLALTRRGAPIVADRYASDPPRIEGAVEITGSSSWMCARDEVGAVRCRSEGSELVTLIESGARAVEMGAERVCVIDAERRVRCNAGGTEPPALVAGIDDAHELAVGERFGCVRHGDARVSCWGENLVGQLGRGFASQTEDAGPVPGIDDAEELVGGRDFACVRRRGGPIVCWGHIPVGPHRHGDVRGLWRDDRPRSWIRDETAALHAAAPRRVEGIDDASAVVATRHSTCALRRDGHVACWGGAWWGNNGDGTRINRARPVAVSDLDDAVELAATSNAVCARRRAGRVACWGRAIGASHDEMHTTPVEVEGIEDAQALLAGLASVCARRADRTTWCWGRSGLLGARGTTTPIAMPSLDGARSLAEGANLSFVLDDGGAVTRYAPGASTGEPAFADLQGARSLAAGHDHACLVSADASVVCWGQNDRGQLGYEGRWTPGSRTPIPNLDQATAVVNGDGFGCALHRGGVACWGDNGYGQLGREIRRDHRTTAVDVASPLTTHVVSLAAGTNHVCAVRRDGSVWCWGDGTHGQLGDGRASYHVEPTEVVLPEP